Proteins from a genomic interval of Zingiber officinale cultivar Zhangliang chromosome 1B, Zo_v1.1, whole genome shotgun sequence:
- the LOC121970647 gene encoding thaumatin-like protein yields MPASSSTRQLFLLCLLIPIAFSDGIQLILVNNCNYSVWPGILGSAGHPSPENGGFHLEVGEEAVFEVPNKWSGRIWGRQGCGFDGLGRGRCETGDCGGVLQCRGSGGAPPATVVEVTFGTDRSPLHYYDVSLVDGFNLPVTVAPVGGGVGCGVAGCEVDLNACCPSKFEVKGQGGRAVGCKSACLALGADKYCCRGDYASPAICKPTLFSHLFKAICPRAYSFAYDDASSLNMCRASRYLITFCPPARAR; encoded by the exons ATGCCTGCTTCTTCATCCACCAGGCAGCTTTTCCTCCTCTGCCTCCTCATTCCAATCGCATTCTCAG ATGGAATCCAGCTGATCCTGGTGAACAACTGCAACTACAGCGTGTGGCCGGGCATCCTCGGCAGCGCCGGACACCCATCGCCTGAGAACGGCGGCTTCCACCTGGAAGTCGGCGAGGAAGCGGTCTTCGAGGTGCCGAACAAGTGGTCGGGGCGGATCTGGGGCCGCCAAGGCTGTGGTTTCGACGGCCTCGGCCGAGGGCGCTGCGAAACGGGCGACTGTGGAGGGGTGCTGCAGTGCAGGGGCTCGGGCGGGGCGCCTCCGGCAACGGTGGTGGAGGTGACCTTCGGCACCGACCGTTCCCCCCTTCACTACTACGACGTGAGCCTGGTGGACGGGTTCAACCTGCCGGTGACGGTGGCTCCGGTGGGAGGTGGAGTAGGGTGCGGAGTTGCAGGGTGCGAGGTGGATCTGAACGCCTGCTGCCCCAGCAAGTTCGAGGTGAAGGGGCAGGGTGGGAGGGCGGTGGGGTGCAAGAGTGCCTGCCTCGCGCTGGGGGCGGACAAGTACTGCTGCCGTGGGGACTACGCGTCGCCGGCAATCTGCAAGCCCACGCTATTCTCCCACCTCTTCAAGGCCATCTGCCCCCGCGCGTATAGTTTCGCCTACGACGACGCTTCCAGCTTGAACATGTGCAGGGCGTCAAGATATCTCATTACCTTTTGTCCACCTGCAAGAGCACGATGA